A region of the Megalops cyprinoides isolate fMegCyp1 chromosome 21, fMegCyp1.pri, whole genome shotgun sequence genome:
attaTAGTACATTTACAGattgaattaaaaatgtaaaattggtgGAAGTACCACTGTTCCAACCCCAttcttgggtgtgtgtgtgtgtgtgtttttttttttttatgatctgGGCGAAGTCACAGGGAAGAGATAATGGTCTCTGCTTGGCCGCACCAGGCAGCAGTGCCTTGTATTGCACGTTGGACATGTCTCTCATCACCAGCCTGTTGCGAATGGCGGTTAGGGAAGAGAAAAGATCTGATGCGGCCCTTTGTTTGCCTGTGGGCGTGTTTATGCAGAGGTTGGGTGTCACGACCCCGTGACCTCTGGATTTGGGCAGCTTTGGCCATGCAGGGAGGCATCACAAAGGGGGCCTTCGTCCTTGTGCGGTCTCATTCACCGCCTGACCCTTGAGGTCCAGGGTAAGGACAGCTGACCCCTGGtgtcagaggaggaaaaaaggaagtaTGTCAGCAGATGATTTTGAACTGGAACAGAAATGCAACCAGCTAAGCTTTGAAATACAAGGTGGATTTTTTCCATGGGGCAAGGAAGAATCGTATAACCAGTAAATAACATGTCTTTATTGAACTAAAAATTACGTTACTGGAGGCCACACACTTAAGCAGAGTAGCAGttgatgacatttttttatgttagtGAGGACACTGTAACAAAAGTGTCTCATCAAAAGTAATTTGAAGAGAAACTTgaattactggcatttagcagacgctcttatccagggcgacttacacaggttacaatgcaATTTTGCTGCGTGTTAACCCCttgctgttattttattgttgggCAGACTTGCTTATTATTGACAGACATGAAGACATTTAATCTGTGTTGCTTTGCTCCTATTCCCATTTGAAGACAAGCTGCtccatgtcattttaaaaaaagctaattaGCCTTAACATTTTCTCCTCATTTTATTTCCCAGCTGAGCATGGAGAAAGTCCAGGCCATCGCTGAGCAGGTGGAGATCAAGGCCCAGGTGGTGCAGACCGAGGTGAAGGCCGTCGCCCTGAGGCACAAGAAGGCCCTGGAGGAGCGTGAGTGTGAGCTGCTGTGGAAGGTGAGGGGTTAATGGAGACCGCCCGAGCAGAGTAAAACGTGCGAAGTCTCAGAGAGTCTGAGAGCTGTACTCTGTGCAAAGTGCTAAGCATTACTCAAACTACCTGTTAACCAACCTGCTAACCAAAATGCAGCTCGGTGGTTCGTTGCTGCAGTTTGATACATTGTGTGCCCACACCAGAATTGTGCAGTGCAAGCGATTCCCTGGTGGGTCTGTTGGGTTTGGTCAATATGTATTGAATATATTTCTGCTGTAGTAGTGTTAAAACCAGCAGTGTACTGTGACAAAAATCTAGCCAAACGAAGTGGTCAGGTGGCAGGGAGAGAGTTGTATGGCATTAAGTGGGAGCAGGTGGGAGTCACCGTTGCCGATAAGGGAATGTGAAAGTTGCTCCTTTGTATGGAAGGCAGGGCATGCTGATCTTTAGCTGAACAGTGAGCAGGAAAGACAACTATATCCCCCAAGCACCTCCCCAAATGcatacacacccacattcaAGCAGGACCTAGAGAAATCTCATTACAGGCCTGGTTAATACATTGCATACCTCAATATAAACTGCAACAGAGAGTCCTCAGGTCTAAAGTTACACTGTGAGATAGGGGCTCCcggggaagagaggggggtCTTTATTCAATTTCGCAGGGAAAGGAATTCTTTGAAAGGCTCCTCTGAACGGGATTCTTTTGAGTCTGCTTTTACGCATGGAGAACTCCAGAAAAGGGACCGCAAGCACTAATGTCCAACAAtcaatctgttttgttttcacatgtgGTAAGATCAGAAAAGTGAGCCTCCTGCTACTATTCCTTGAAAATAAACAGGTTTTTCACTGgcagaaaatgaatataatcCCTTGGGGGCTCGAAATGTAAAGCCCGACACTATAGGTAGTCTCAGTGCGTGAAACATAATATATTAGATATATCAATTTACTTGGACTCAGCTCTTGTTAAGACTTAAGTTGCATTTGAATGTAGTATTATAAAGCAGAGAAGGGTTTGCACAATGCCATCATTCTTGTGGTGAGAACAATCGGTTACAATCCCAGTCTAAAGGTCCCTTTGACTCTCAAAAGCAATCATTTTGAGTCTTTTTCTCTTCTGGTTTTGGGCGCTTCAAAGGGTGTATTTGTCGCTGTTAAATCTCCAGCCGGCTCTAAAATTACAAGGCGGTTCCTCTCCCGTTACATAAATCCGTCCACAGATGTCTGGAGACCACTGTAAGCGGGTCACTTCggcaaatatttattcaaataaaatggcCGCGACAATCTATGCATCAGCCCGGCTAATGCCATTAATGCCGCCTCCAGGCGACCGGCCTGCAAAGCCGAGCCTGTTAACGCAAACATCCAGCcatgtatatttcatttgaaagaaataattcaTCAGGAAGCTCTGTGCAGCGGGTAGCCGCAGAAGTGCAGTCGGCGGGGAGCAGATTCCCTTTTTGAAGCCTGCTGGGGACCATTGCAGCCAATTGCGGCCCAGTTAATTCTCATAACACCCGGTCACCATCCGTTTCCAAATTGGCTGTGAAGAGTGtttcgtggggggggggggggggggtgggagatcAGCTGCTTAATCGGACAATCAAAGAACATTGCCTTAATGGCTTTAAATGTCAAGTGCCGGCCTGTTTGTTGTGCGTTTAATAGGATGTGCAACAGATAGCCCTTAAagggaactttttttttaccatctaCCGCTGGTGTGAAATggcagcagtttaaaaaaaggccgTCTGGTACTTCATAAGTAGCAGCTGCCTGGATCTGCAGAGCAACTGTGTACCCAGCGGGGGAGAGAGCTGGGGTCATGTAGGACTTTCACTCGGTCAGGCCAGGAGTAAAACAGCTTCCGacataaatgcagaaatacctgcatattacattacgttattggcatttagcagatgctcttatccagagcaacttgcataggttacaatttgtacatgttatccatttatacagctgggtatttagcGCCCCAGTGGGaagtcgaaccagcaaccttttggttatgtgccctgctccttaccactatgctagaCTGCCACCCCAGAGCAAAGCAAACAATCAAATAAGTAACTGACTTATGAGGAACTTTTGACATGATGGATACAGTGAAACATGAGTGCTGACTGGttgcttttctctgcctcttgttttctgtctttctctctctttctttctttcttctctgtccctatctctctgtcccacaggTAGAGAAGATCCGGCAGGTGAAGGCCAACTCTCTCTACCTGCAGGTGGAGAAGCTCCACCAGAACCTGAGCAAGCTGGACAGCACCATTGCGGCGGTGCAGCAGGTGCTGGAGGAGGGCCGCAACATGGACATCCTGCTGGCCCGAGAGCGCATGCTCACCCAGATCCAGGAGCTGAAGGCCCTGCGGGGAGTCCTGCAGCCGCAGGAGGACGACCGCATCATGTTCACCCCGCCGGACCAGGCGCTCTTCATCGCCATCAAGTCCATGGGCCTCATCAGCAGCGGCGCCTTCGCCCCCGTCACCAAGGCCGCCGGAGAGGGCCTGAAGGGGGCGCTGAAGGGCAAGGTGGCCTCCTTCACCGTGGCGGGCTACGACCACGATGGTGAGCCCCGGCTGTCCGGCGGCGACGGCGTCACGGCGGTGGTGATGGCTGCCGACGGCAACCTGTCGGCAGCCGACGTGCTGGACCACCAGAATGGCACGTACACCGTCAGCTACCTGCCCAAGATGGAGGGGGAGCACCTCATCTCGGTGTTCATCTGCAACCAGCACATCGAGGGAAGCCCCTTCAAGGTGCTCGTCAAGTCCGGCCGCAGCTACGGGGGCGTCGGCATGCCCATGGCGTCTttcggaggggagggggaaggggacgGGCAGCTGTGCCGGCCCTGGGGCATATGTGTAGACAAGGAGGGCTACGTAGTGGTGGCCGACCGGAGCAACAACCGTGTGCAGATCTTCAAGCCCTGTGGGGCCTTCCACCACAAGTTCGGCACCCTGGGCTCCCGTTCCGGGCAGTTTGACCGGCCGGCCGGCGTGGCCTGCGACAGCCAGAGGAGAATCATTGTGGCTGACAAGGACAATCACCGCATCCAGATCTTTACCTTCGAGGGCCAGTTCCTGCTGAAGTTCGGGGAGAAGGGAAGCAAGAATGGCCAGTTCAACTACCCCTGGGACGTCGCTGTCAACTCGGAGGGCAAGATCCTGGTCTCAGACACCCGCAATCACCGCATCCAGCTCTTCGGGCCGGACGGGGTGTTCCTGAACAAGTACGGCTTCGAGGGCGCCCTCTGGAAGCATTTCGACTCGCCCAGGGGCGTGGCCTTCAACCACGAGGGGCACCTGGTGGTGACGGACTTCAACAATCACCGACTGCTGGTCATCCGGCCCGACTGCCAGTCGGCCCGCTTCCTGGGGTCGGAGGGCACGGGGAACGGGCAGTTCCTCCGCCCGCAGGGTGTCGCCGTCGACCAGGAGAACCGCATCATCGTGGCCGACTCCCGCAACCACCGGGTCCAGGTGTTCGAGCCCAACGGCAACTTCTTATGCAAGTTTGGCACTCAGGGTAACGGCTTCGGGCAGATGGATCGCCCATCGGGCATAGCCGTTACACCTGACGGTGTGATCGTCGTCGTTGACTTTGGAAACAACCGAATCCTCAAGTTCTGAGCAAGGCTCTCTCAGATTGCAATGAAAATGGAGATGACAATAAACCAACACAAGAAGAAGAGTAAATTTAAGGTACACATTAAGAGCAGTCTATGTGGCTGAGGGTAAATGGTGATCACCTACTATCCAGGAAAAATTTTTTTGGATATCCTATAGCAAatttgtttggtatttgctATAGGCACAACTAGAGGTtcaataatgtcattttaaacaatagACATACACTCAGCATTAGAAAACCATCTGGTCACTGAAGGTCTTCACCTGTCCCACTTTGAAACAAGGCTGGCCTTAATATGTGTCTTAAGATCTCCTTTACTGATCGTCTCAGGGAATTTCTCGCATTCTTGAAATATTGTACACTTTGCATCATACCTACCTCACCTAGCTCatatatgaatgtaatgtgtttgttgtgcagAGATTTAGTCCGTGACGTTTTACAAAGAAGACAAAATGTCTAcctcaatgctttttttctattttaaagagtgagagaaaaaaaggaaaaagaaacgATTTTTGGTTTATATTTGCACAGATTTACAGTTAAATTCTTACTGTGCGCATTAAGCAATTGAAAACCCTGAATGTAGCTCAGACAATGGTCAGATTATACTACGGCTACATTTTAAGGATGAAAAGTGTGGAGACCTTCTATGAATctactgttctgttttttagcggcgttccatttttttttttattgaagttCTTACGGCATTAACCTTCATCTCTTCATATCTCTGCATGACAAAAATCAACCTTGCAAGATATACTTTAGTCTGTTGCTATGGCGTGTTAGAAGAGGAAAGT
Encoded here:
- the LOC118769155 gene encoding E3 ubiquitin-protein ligase TRIM71-like, whose translation is MASFPDSDLQTCPLCKELCGSSAPISSNSSTSSSSSQTSSSSTSSARRLHVLPCLHAFCRQCLEGQRNPGDPSKLRCPTCDQKVSISESGVDSLPSSNFLFSNLLDVVVSSEEQSKNGCRSGGGGGYPHPHGGLHRPHRLGDPHCSSCDEGNPATSHCLDCQEYLCNNCVRAHQRVRLTKDHFIERLAENLHLGGRTAGSGTPITLSQSFHSSYPLLPIFQDRMSFCQHHDNEVFRFFCDTCSVPICRECSMGRHMGHSFSYLQDAVQDSRAVTIQLLADAQQGRQAVQLSMEKVQAIAEQVEIKAQVVQTEVKAVALRHKKALEERECELLWKVEKIRQVKANSLYLQVEKLHQNLSKLDSTIAAVQQVLEEGRNMDILLARERMLTQIQELKALRGVLQPQEDDRIMFTPPDQALFIAIKSMGLISSGAFAPVTKAAGEGLKGALKGKVASFTVAGYDHDGEPRLSGGDGVTAVVMAADGNLSAADVLDHQNGTYTVSYLPKMEGEHLISVFICNQHIEGSPFKVLVKSGRSYGGVGMPMASFGGEGEGDGQLCRPWGICVDKEGYVVVADRSNNRVQIFKPCGAFHHKFGTLGSRSGQFDRPAGVACDSQRRIIVADKDNHRIQIFTFEGQFLLKFGEKGSKNGQFNYPWDVAVNSEGKILVSDTRNHRIQLFGPDGVFLNKYGFEGALWKHFDSPRGVAFNHEGHLVVTDFNNHRLLVIRPDCQSARFLGSEGTGNGQFLRPQGVAVDQENRIIVADSRNHRVQVFEPNGNFLCKFGTQGNGFGQMDRPSGIAVTPDGVIVVVDFGNNRILKF